A segment of the Polyangiaceae bacterium genome:
GCTGCAGCTGACGCGTCAGGCGCTTGCCGGCGTTCTCGGGGTTTGCCACGCGCTCGGTGTAGCGCGACCCGACCGCGATGGGTCGCCCAAGCGACGGCTCGCTACTAGTTTGCCGCGCTCTTCAGCAGATCTGCTGCTTTTTCGCCGATCAGGATGCAAGGAGCGTTGGTGTTGCCGCCTGTGATCGAGGGCATGATCGACGCATCGGCGATTCGTAGTCCCTCGATCCCGCGCACCCGCAGCAGTGGATCGACGACGGCGCGCTCGTCGACGCCCATACGAGCCGTCCCCACCGGGTGATAGACGGTGCAGATCCGGTTCGGGACCTCCCGGCGCAGCGCGTCGCGCTCGAAGAACTTTTCGCCGGGCTCGAGCTCACCCTGCAGCTCTTTCGCGATGTGCTTGCTGTTCATGATTTCCCGGGTCAGCTCGATCCCCTTGATCAAGAACTCCAAGTCGTCCGGTTCCGCGAGGTAATTAGGGTCGATGTGAGGCGCAGCCAGCGGGTCCTTCGATACGAGGCGCATCTCGCCGCGGCTCTTCGGATAGATGAGCGTTGGCATCACCGTGAGGGAAGGGCGCTTGTCCACCTGGGGAACTCCCGGGGCGTCCTGATTCGGCGCCGGGTACGCCCAGGGCAAGCTATGCAGCTGAAGATCCGGCAGGCGATTGCTCGGATCGGTCTTCACGAAGGCTGCGCCCTCGAAGACCGTCTTGCCGAACCAGGTGTTGCCGGAGAGGTACTCTTTCAGCATCCCTCCCAAGAAGTAGAACGGCGTGCCTCGGTGCCCGCCGCTCGGCGCGAGGTAGACCAAGGGGAAGAACAGGTGGTCGTGCAGGTTCTGCCCGACTGGCAAGTCGGCGCGCACGTGGATACCGAGCTCGTTCAAGTGTGCAGCGGGACCGATGCCGCTCAACATCAGGATTTGCGCCGTGCCGATCACGCCAGCGCTGAGCACGATCTCCTGGGCGGCGCTGGCGACGCGCTCCTGACCGTTCACGCTGTAAACCACGCGGCGCGCGCGGCTGCCATCGAACTCCAAGCGGAGCACCGTCGCCCCACTTTCTATGTGGAAATTCTTGCGCTGCTTGTGTGGCTCTAGGTAGCCTTCGGAGGTGCTGTAGCGTAGCCCGTCTTTGGCAGACATCTGGTAAATCGAGGCGCCCTCTTGGCTCTCGCCGTTGTAGTCATCGAGAAAAGGTACGTTGCAGACGTCCTTCACCGCCTCGATGAACGCCTCCGACACCGGACGCAGCTGATCGCGCTTGGTTACCTTGATGGGGCCACCGCTGCCCCGGTACTCATTCGCGCCGTCTTCGTAGTCCTCGAGTCGCTTGTAGAGCGGAAGGACGTCGTCGAAGCCCCAGCCTTCGCAGCCTTCAGCGGCCCAGTCATCGTAGTTTTGACGGTTTCCGCGCACATACAGCATGCCATTGATGGCGCTCGAACCCCCGAGCACCTTTCCGCGCGTATACGGGATGCGGCGGCCAAGGGCGTGCTTCTGAGGCGCGGTGTAGTAACCCCAATCGAACTTCTTCTTTACCTGGGGCACCGTGTGAACGATCGAGATCATTCCGGGTTTGGTGCAGAACTGAGTGCGGTCCGAGCC
Coding sequences within it:
- a CDS encoding GMC family oxidoreductase N-terminal domain-containing protein, which gives rise to MSEYDYIVVGAGSAGCVVASRLSEDPSVRVLLLEAGGSDRTQFCTKPGMISIVHTVPQVKKKFDWGYYTAPQKHALGRRIPYTRGKVLGGSSAINGMLYVRGNRQNYDDWAAEGCEGWGFDDVLPLYKRLEDYEDGANEYRGSGGPIKVTKRDQLRPVSEAFIEAVKDVCNVPFLDDYNGESQEGASIYQMSAKDGLRYSTSEGYLEPHKQRKNFHIESGATVLRLEFDGSRARRVVYSVNGQERVASAAQEIVLSAGVIGTAQILMLSGIGPAAHLNELGIHVRADLPVGQNLHDHLFFPLVYLAPSGGHRGTPFYFLGGMLKEYLSGNTWFGKTVFEGAAFVKTDPSNRLPDLQLHSLPWAYPAPNQDAPGVPQVDKRPSLTVMPTLIYPKSRGEMRLVSKDPLAAPHIDPNYLAEPDDLEFLIKGIELTREIMNSKHIAKELQGELEPGEKFFERDALRREVPNRICTVYHPVGTARMGVDERAVVDPLLRVRGIEGLRIADASIMPSITGGNTNAPCILIGEKAADLLKSAAN